The Cryobacterium roopkundense sequence CGGCCGCGCGGGACGCGCCGACCGCGGCGCCGAGGGCGTCCGCGAGCTGCTCGACAAGGACGAATTTTTCCAGGGATTGGAGTCCTCGGCCCCCCGAGACCACGCGGGTCGCTGCTCGGAGTTCGGGCCGATTCGATGTCACTCGGGTTGCCGTAACCGACTCGATGACGGCACCGGGCACGGCTGACGGCGGCAGCGGCTGGGAGCTGACCTCCGCTGCGGTCGAAAACGCCGGCGTGACCGGTTCTATCGCGCCGGGGCGAATCGTCACAATCAGCGGACCATTTTCGGTGACGGAGTCCACTAAGTACGAACCGCCTAAGACGGAGGTTGTCGCGACGGGCTGACCTTCTATGTCTCGCACGTCGACTGCATCCGTTACCAGACCAACGCCGAGTCGCACCGATAGCCGACCAGCGATCTCACGACCGTCGATCGTGTGTTCTATGACGATGGCGATCGGGTCGGTGGTGGAGGCCGCGGTGGCTAACGCAGCGACCAGGGGCGTGATCAGTTGGGTCATGGCGTCGTGAGTCGTGAAGTGAAGGATCTGGGTGGCGCCGGCATCGCCGAGCGCTACGGTCGCTGTGTCGCTCAATGGGCCTGGACTAACGACGACGGCGACGGGAGTGCCGAGGCGGGCCGCGGCGGTAATGAGCGAGGCGGCAGACGTTTCTACGCGGTGCTCAGCAGTGAGTACAACGAGGGCGAGAGCGATTGTCATGAGAGTCTCCTAGATGAGGTGGGACGACGTCAGGAATTCGACGAGTTCGTTTGCCGCTGTGCCGTCATCGACGATTTTTCGACCCGCAGCGCGAGCGGGGCGCTGCGTTATGGAACGCACGGCCGAATGTGAAGAGGGCTCGACGATGTCGAGATCGCTCAACTTCACCGTGTGTATTGGCTTCTTCTTGGCGCGCATCAGGCCTTTGAACGACGCGAAGCGCGGCTCCGGGTTGTGCTCCGTGACAGAGATGACTGCAGGAAGCGGCGCCCGCACGACTCGCGTCGCCTGTTCACCCGCGCGTTCACCGGCGACCGCAGACGTGCTGATTTCGACAGTATTGAGGTAACTGGCGTGTGGAACGCCGAGTTGCTCTGCGACCATCGCCGCCATCGATCCGCCGCGGCCATCGGTAGATTCGTTTCCGCAGATGATCAAGTCGAATCCCTCACGCTGGAGGGCGGCTGCGAGCACCGCCGAGGTGCGAAGCATGTCCGAGCCCACCAGTGCGTCGTCGACGACGTGAATGGCCGAGTCGGCACCGAGTGCCAAACCCTTGCGCAGCATTTCAGCAGCGGATGCCGGGCCCATAGACATCAGCACGACCTCGGCATCGTGAGTATCCTTCTCCGTCAGCGCAACTTCGATCGCGCGCTCTGTGATTTCGTCGATGACAAGGTCGACACCCGAGCGTTGGATCCGTCGCGTGGTGTCATCGAGTCGGCGTTCACCGTAGGTATCGGGCACCTGCTTGACGAGCACGATAATCTTCATTGATTCTCCTGTATTGGGGTTCGGATGAGGCGTGCTTAGGCGATGCTCGCCAGGAGCTTGGTTGTGATGATGTCTTCCGCCTCGTCCACCATGCGGGCAATGAGTTCGGAGCACGTCGGTATATCGTCTATGAGAGTTTGGGAGAGACCGGCCCACCAGATGCCGGCCTCGAGGTCACCGGTTTCGTACACCGTTCGCCCTCGTCGCCCTGCGACTAGTTCTCGAACATCACCGAATTCTCCTCCGGCAGAGAGGATGGCAACTACCTCTTCCGAGACGCTGTTCGCCGACACGCGTGCGGTGTTGCGCAGCTGTCGGAAGATGAGCTGGGTCTGCAGCTCATCGCGGGCCACCAACTCCTCCTTGACCCGTTGATGGATGGGAGCTTCTGCCGTGGCCATGAAACGTGTGGCGAGAAGCACACCGTCGGCACCTAGTGCTAACGCCGCAGCGAGGCCCGCGCCGTTTCCGATTCCGCCCGCAGCCAGAAGTGGAATGGTGATGGTGCGCGCGGCAGCAGCAAGAAGCACAAACAGCGGAACATCAAGTTCACCGGGATGTCCGGCGGCCTCGAAGCCAATCATGGCGATCGCGTCGACACCAGCCGCTTGGGCCTTTACAGCGTGGCGGATGCTCGTGGCCTTGTGCACGATTTTGATCCCGGCTGCGTGATATGTGTCGACGAACCGATCGGGGTTTGAGCCGGACGTCTCGACCACCGGAACACCGAGGTCGATGATGACCGCCTGATATTCCTCGTAAGGGGGTGGTGAAATCGACGGAAGCGTCGTGAGATTCACGGCGAACGGCTTGTCGGTGAGTTCTTGGCATCGCGCAATCTGTCCGGCAAGGGCGTCCGGTGTCGGAAAGGTGAGCGCTGTTATCGTGCCGAGTCCGCCGGCATTGGAAACGGCGGCGGCGAGCTCGGCGTTGCCGATCCACTGCATACCGCCCTGCATGATCGGCGCTTTAATGCCAAATTCGGCGGTGAATCGTGTGTTCAGCACAGGCAGGTCTCCTTTGACCGGGTGGAATAAAACGTGAGAGGCGAGAGCTTGCAGTGGCTTGCTCAACTTGCAGATCAGACTATTTGTGTCTTCAGTATTGACTAACGAACGGTTGTCAGTCAATACTGTGGCCTGTGAACATAAACAGAGTCGTTCCTCAATATGACGAGTTGCCGGTCATCCCAAAGTTGGATTTGCCGCATTCGTGGGCGTTTTTCGGACCCGGTGATCAGTTCGGCACCCTGAACTTTCTCACTCCCGAAATCGTGGCGAGCGCCGCGCACGCGGTCGTCTCGGGCGAAGTGGTGTCGTTGAGCCTGCCGGTAGACCAGCCGAACCCGCCTCTCTTCGGCCGGGAGCCCATGAACCACATTCAGTTCGACGCCGATCGCAACACACGGGACGACCGCGTTGACAACTATTTCCCACAAGGATCCAGTCAGTGGGACGGCTTTTATCACGTGCGTGCTCGCGAGTTTGGATACTTCGGGGGAGTTGAGGCACGGGAAAATCCAGCCCAAACATGGCTCGGTATAGACACTTGGGCGGAACGTGGCATCGTGGGCCGCGGTGTTCTGCTCGACGTTGAGGCATATCTGATTGCCGCTGGTTCACCGGAGATTCCGGTTGACGAGCAGTTCACAATCGACGCGTTTCTGCTCCAAGAGGTCGCTTCTGCGCAAGGCGTTCGGATCGTGCAGGGTGACATCTTGGTCATCCGAACAGGGTGGCCGGCCAAATACACTCGACGGGAACCGGGTGCGGCTCCGGTAACGCAGATTCCTGGGCTCTCTGCAGGAGCCGCGACAGCGCGCCTCTTATGGAATTGGCACGTTGCGGCGGTGGTGACAGATCTACCCGCTGTCGAGCCTGTTCCCGGAGATCCTGCAATTGGATCACTCCATCGCAGACTTCTTCCCCTGCTCGGAATCCCGATCGCGGAGTTGTTCGATCTCGAAGCACTCTCCGTGGCGTGCGCCCGCGCGCAGCGATTCACTTTTCTCTTCACGGCAGCACCACTCAACCTCCACGGTGCTGCCGGCTCTCCTGGGAACGCACTCGCGATTCTCTAACCGATTCACCATCACCATACGAAGGAAAATTCAATGAAGAATTTTGCACAACGAACTGCTGCCATGGCACTGGTCATCGGAACAGTTGGCGTCCTGGCTGCGTGTTCTCAGACCCCAGCAGCGAGTGACAGTAGTGAGCCGATATCGATCGGCGTCGTCGGCCCGCAAACCGGCCCGCTCGCGGAGATCGGGGAGAACCAGGTCGCCGGCGCCGAAGTGGCCATCGAACAGATCAACGCAGCCGGCGGGATTCTGGGCCGGCAAGTGAAGCTGTCCAACGCGGACGAGCAGACAACCCCTGAGACGTCGACAGCAGCCGTGCGCAACCTCGCCAACGGCGGCGTCAATCTCATCGTCGGAATGCTCTCCAGCGCAGGGTGTCTCGCACTGGCACCGCAACTCGCCAGCATGGATGTCGCACTCGTCGGTACGGGCTGCACGAACGATGGGCTCACCGGCCAAAACGGAGAAGCAGCGCCATATCCAAACTTTTTCCGCACGTCGAACAATGACTCAGCACTGATCGGACCGCTCGCGCAAACCATTGCCGAGAAATTTCCTGAAGCGACTGACTACTCGGCTTTTGGGTACGACTACATCACCGGCACTACTCAGTGGGCCTTGTTTCAGGATGAGATTCAAGACGACGGCGTGGACCTAGACGTCCAGAGCGAGACGTTCGTTCCCATCGGCGAGCAGAACTTCGGGCTGCAGGTGCAGCAGTTGGTCAACGGCGCAACTGACCCGGAGAAGAGCGCCCTGTACCTCGGGACATTCAGCTCAGGCACGGGCAGCTTCCTGCAGCAAGCCGCGTCCTACGATCTATCATCAAAGCTTGCCGTGATTGTGAACCCCGGCGGCTATTACCCCATTGCGCGCACCCTTAACGGCCTCGCACCAAATGTGTGGAACTCCTACGACTACAACTACGCAGCGTTCGACAATGACGAGAACACGCAGTTCGTCGAGGATTTCAAGGCAAAGACCGGCAACATGCCCGTGGACTGGAGCTACGACGCGTACGTGGGCGTTCTGGCCATGAAAGCGGCGATCGAGAAGGCTGGAACAACCGACACCGCTGCGGTGCTTGAGGCCCTCGCCGGGCTAACGTTCAACACCCCCGGGGGAGAGCTGACTATGGACGCAACGACCCACCAGGCTAACCCGCCCGTTGTCATCACCAACACGGTCGGCGACACCTCAGCGGAGGAAGGCGTCAAGGTGCTGGAAACGGTTGTCGTCCCTCGAGATGAGGACTGACGTTGACTCTCTTATCAACGTTGATCAGCGGCGTTGCCTATGGAGTCCCGCTCTTCCTCGTCGCCAGCGGCCTGACCCTCATCTATGGAGTGATCGGAGTCCTCAACTTCGCCCACGGTTCGTTCTTCGTTGTCGGTGCGTTGCTCGCAACCACGATTATCGGGTCCACGGTTCCGACCGTGCCCACCTTCATCATTGCCGTGCTTGCGGGAGCGGCCGTTGTGGCTGCACTGGGAATGCTGACGGAAACCACGGTGGTGCGCCATCTGTATCGGCGAGATCACATCACCATGCTGCTGGCCACCTTCGCAATCCTTTTGATTGTGGAGGGGGCGGCAGAGGGGATCTGGGGCAATTCGTCTCGAGCGATCAACAAGCCTGAAATTCTGTCCGGGAGCACCCAAATTCTCGGCACGACGGTCCCGCTCTACGACATCTTGCTGGTCATAGTCGGAGCGGTAGTTGCGATTGGGCTCTTCCTGCTCATCAACAAGAGCACCTTCGGTCGTTCTGTTCGGGCGATCGCTCAGGACCAGG is a genomic window containing:
- a CDS encoding electron transfer flavoprotein subunit alpha/FixB family protein, producing the protein MTIALALVVLTAEHRVETSAASLITAAARLGTPVAVVVSPGPLSDTATVALGDAGATQILHFTTHDAMTQLITPLVAALATAASTTDPIAIVIEHTIDGREIAGRLSVRLGVGLVTDAVDVRDIEGQPVATTSVLGGSYLVDSVTENGPLIVTIRPGAIEPVTPAFSTAAEVSSQPLPPSAVPGAVIESVTATRVTSNRPELRAATRVVSGGRGLQSLEKFVLVEQLADALGAAVGASRAAVDAGYVLQASQVGQTGVTISPQLYVALGISGAIQHRAGMQTASTIVAINTDANAPIFDIADFGIVGDVFTVVPQLIKQLEMRHQ
- a CDS encoding electron transfer flavoprotein subunit beta/FixA family protein, with translation MKIIVLVKQVPDTYGERRLDDTTRRIQRSGVDLVIDEITERAIEVALTEKDTHDAEVVLMSMGPASAAEMLRKGLALGADSAIHVVDDALVGSDMLRTSAVLAAALQREGFDLIICGNESTDGRGGSMAAMVAEQLGVPHASYLNTVEISTSAVAGERAGEQATRVVRAPLPAVISVTEHNPEPRFASFKGLMRAKKKPIHTVKLSDLDIVEPSSHSAVRSITQRPARAAGRKIVDDGTAANELVEFLTSSHLI
- a CDS encoding NAD(P)H-dependent flavin oxidoreductase, with amino-acid sequence MLNTRFTAEFGIKAPIMQGGMQWIGNAELAAAVSNAGGLGTITALTFPTPDALAGQIARCQELTDKPFAVNLTTLPSISPPPYEEYQAVIIDLGVPVVETSGSNPDRFVDTYHAAGIKIVHKATSIRHAVKAQAAGVDAIAMIGFEAAGHPGELDVPLFVLLAAAARTITIPLLAAGGIGNGAGLAAALALGADGVLLATRFMATAEAPIHQRVKEELVARDELQTQLIFRQLRNTARVSANSVSEEVVAILSAGGEFGDVRELVAGRRGRTVYETGDLEAGIWWAGLSQTLIDDIPTCSELIARMVDEAEDIITTKLLASIA
- a CDS encoding cyclase family protein, producing MNINRVVPQYDELPVIPKLDLPHSWAFFGPGDQFGTLNFLTPEIVASAAHAVVSGEVVSLSLPVDQPNPPLFGREPMNHIQFDADRNTRDDRVDNYFPQGSSQWDGFYHVRAREFGYFGGVEARENPAQTWLGIDTWAERGIVGRGVLLDVEAYLIAAGSPEIPVDEQFTIDAFLLQEVASAQGVRIVQGDILVIRTGWPAKYTRREPGAAPVTQIPGLSAGAATARLLWNWHVAAVVTDLPAVEPVPGDPAIGSLHRRLLPLLGIPIAELFDLEALSVACARAQRFTFLFTAAPLNLHGAAGSPGNALAIL
- a CDS encoding ABC transporter substrate-binding protein yields the protein MKNFAQRTAAMALVIGTVGVLAACSQTPAASDSSEPISIGVVGPQTGPLAEIGENQVAGAEVAIEQINAAGGILGRQVKLSNADEQTTPETSTAAVRNLANGGVNLIVGMLSSAGCLALAPQLASMDVALVGTGCTNDGLTGQNGEAAPYPNFFRTSNNDSALIGPLAQTIAEKFPEATDYSAFGYDYITGTTQWALFQDEIQDDGVDLDVQSETFVPIGEQNFGLQVQQLVNGATDPEKSALYLGTFSSGTGSFLQQAASYDLSSKLAVIVNPGGYYPIARTLNGLAPNVWNSYDYNYAAFDNDENTQFVEDFKAKTGNMPVDWSYDAYVGVLAMKAAIEKAGTTDTAAVLEALAGLTFNTPGGELTMDATTHQANPPVVITNTVGDTSAEEGVKVLETVVVPRDED
- a CDS encoding branched-chain amino acid ABC transporter permease translates to MTLLSTLISGVAYGVPLFLVASGLTLIYGVIGVLNFAHGSFFVVGALLATTIIGSTVPTVPTFIIAVLAGAAVVAALGMLTETTVVRHLYRRDHITMLLATFAILLIVEGAAEGIWGNSSRAINKPEILSGSTQILGTTVPLYDILLVIVGAVVAIGLFLLINKSTFGRSVRAIAQDQVMGEAVGLNTKRVMLLVFGLGSALAGLAGALIAPNVSVSPSLGHAFILQSFAIVIIGGLGSVTGSLVAALLVGVSEAFAVAYATYLTGFTFYILVAIILLVRPRGLLGSAKLGRA